In a single window of the Melioribacteraceae bacterium genome:
- a CDS encoding PorV/PorQ family protein, with protein sequence MFNKKLMVIGILVLLLQPVMAQRVTKTGTTAAKFLSIGIGPRANAMGAAYSSVADDASAMYWNPAGIARISEYQTAFTYTKMFADINVNYFGAVIPAGDLGVFGIGITALNIGDMEVTTEYYPEGTGEIFNAGSYAFGLSYAKFITSDFAVGVTIKYIREGIYNSSAEGFGVDVGTVFTTPFYGIKFASSISNYGSKLQMSGDDLLIRHDPDPQRAGNNQTIDAWYSTDQYELPLRLQIGLSRDFTILDEHRLTLAVDAIHPNDNNQWVNVGGEISLFNNLLSLRGGYKGLFLDDTQEGLTLGAGIHYGGLGVFKISVDYSYQQMKYLDHLHSFGVVLGF encoded by the coding sequence ATGTTTAACAAAAAATTAATGGTAATAGGAATTTTGGTGCTTCTGCTTCAGCCGGTAATGGCTCAGCGAGTTACCAAAACGGGTACAACTGCCGCAAAGTTTTTAAGTATAGGTATCGGGCCCCGTGCTAATGCTATGGGCGCAGCTTACAGTTCTGTTGCCGATGATGCCTCTGCTATGTACTGGAATCCGGCGGGTATCGCTCGTATATCTGAATATCAAACCGCATTTACATACACCAAAATGTTTGCTGATATAAATGTAAATTATTTTGGCGCGGTTATCCCTGCCGGCGATCTTGGTGTGTTCGGTATTGGCATAACAGCTCTAAATATTGGCGATATGGAAGTTACTACCGAATATTATCCCGAAGGTACCGGAGAAATATTTAACGCAGGCAGTTATGCCTTTGGTTTATCTTACGCAAAATTTATAACAAGCGATTTTGCAGTGGGTGTTACAATCAAATATATTCGCGAGGGTATATATAATTCGAGTGCTGAAGGTTTTGGAGTTGATGTTGGAACAGTTTTCACAACTCCATTTTATGGAATTAAATTTGCTTCCAGCATTTCAAATTATGGATCGAAACTGCAAATGAGCGGTGATGATTTACTAATTCGGCACGATCCCGATCCACAGAGAGCTGGTAATAATCAAACTATAGACGCCTGGTATTCTACAGATCAATATGAACTCCCATTACGTTTACAAATTGGGCTGTCACGCGATTTTACAATTTTAGATGAACACCGTCTTACTTTGGCAGTCGATGCAATTCATCCTAACGATAATAATCAATGGGTGAATGTGGGCGGTGAAATTTCTCTCTTTAATAATCTACTTTCATTAAGAGGAGGTTATAAAGGACTTTTCCTAGATGACACACAGGAAGGGTTAACCCTTGGCGCCGGAATTCATTACGGCGGATTAGGAGTGTTCAAAATATCGGTTGATTATTCTTATCAACAAATGAAATATCTTGATCATCTTCACAGTTTTGGAGTTGTATTAGGATTCTAA